From a region of the Lactuca sativa cultivar Salinas chromosome 4, Lsat_Salinas_v11, whole genome shotgun sequence genome:
- the LOC128133608 gene encoding uncharacterized protein LOC128133608, with translation MADKPTWTNDQTKFLLNTCIEEVQNVGRKGLSLHKNSWNKLGTTIKEKFGVDLTQRQLKNAYDNLKAKYTGWLYLKNKTGNLYNPQTNTFNLTNKEWEDFKKGHPKAASLKTVPLLFPELCAELFDGNSASGNLSYTTSQTPSGHGSSSFHVTPLQLMDTPSVNIDEDDFFSNHTTQPPPSAASPSCNPQQKS, from the exons ATGGCAGATAAACCTACATGGACCAATGACCAAACAAAATTCTTATTGAACACTTGCATTGAAGAAGTACAAAATGTGGGTAGAAAAGGTTTGAGTTTGCACAAAAATTCATGGAACAAGTTAGGAACAACTATTAAGGAAAAGTTTGGTGTGGATTTGACTCAAAGACAATTGAAAAACGCCTATGACAACCTTAAAGCCAAATACACGGGATGGTTATACTTGAAAAACAAAACTGGCAACCTTTACAATCCTCAAACAAACACTTTTAACCTAACAAATAAGGAGTGGGAGGACTTtaaaaag GGACATCCGAAAGCCGCTTCTTTGAAAACTGTCCCATTGTTGTTTCCAGAGCTTTGTGCAGAACTCTTTGATGGAAATAGTGCCTCTGGTAATCTCAGCTATACCACATCCCAAACACCATCGGGACATGGATCATCTTCTTTCCATGTCACACCACTACAACTTATGGACACCCCTTCTGTTAACATAGATGAGGATGATTTCTTTTCCAATCATACCACTCAGCCACCACCTTCTGCTGCTTCACCTTCTTGTAACCCCCAACAAAAGAGCTAA